A genomic window from Dehalococcoidales bacterium includes:
- a CDS encoding molybdopterin-dependent oxidoreductase encodes MEKVFTNLTNGGPVLVHVKDDKIVRISPLVLKDSDAASWTIVASGRSFSPLRKACVSPFTSVEKARIYSDIRLKYPLIREDFDPQGQRHPENRGKSGYKRISWDKALDIVAGEMKRIRAAYGPEAVMSRASSHHNWGNVGYRTSTWARFFNMIGFTDVLDNPDSWEGWHWGATHTYGFYWRLGMPEQYDLLEDALKNTDLVIHWGNDPDSTRGIYGGQESVMWRYWLRQLGKKQIFIDPFCNYTATIIGDKWIAPRPGTDAAMAEAIAHVWLTEGTFDKEYLDSHTLGFEEFKAHILGDARTPEWAAEICDVPAHVIKGLAREWAKSRTMLAGGSRGGESGICRQAYGTEWPRLMVLLQAMQGLGKPGVNIWGTTMGPPYPADFNFPGYSTFGPNFLNGFAKKQAVNPVKQRVYRLLMPEAILNPPIKWLGETFCGQSLEQQFIPFTYPAPGYNEVRMFYRYGGSYLGTMTDTNRYVKMYQSPKLEFVVNQDCWWCTETNMADIILPACTNFERPDIGEWANTGGYTHHGSNACNHRIVVYQQKCIEPLFESKSDYQIFVELAERLGVRDDFTEGNTEEDWVEKVYNYSDLKKYISFEDFKKKGYFVVPLPESYKATPGLRWFYEGRECDTPDQFNPKRNTPKGKEMGTYSGKIEFVSQSLTKHLPDDEERPPLPRYIPSWEGYNSAEVEKFPLQLITPHPRYTFHTHHDANATWLGEIPGHRVLKDGYYWHPARLNTADAAARGIKTGDIVKLFNDRAAVLCIAEVTERMRPGVAHSYYGSAKYDPLEPGKAGSIDRGGCVALLTPSRMLSKNAPGMAPNSCLIEIEKWEA; translated from the coding sequence TTGGAAAAAGTCTTTACCAATCTCACCAACGGCGGCCCGGTGCTGGTGCACGTTAAGGACGACAAAATCGTTCGCATCAGCCCTCTGGTTTTAAAAGACAGTGATGCCGCGTCCTGGACCATCGTTGCTTCCGGCCGTAGCTTTTCCCCGCTGCGCAAGGCCTGCGTTTCGCCCTTTACCTCGGTGGAAAAAGCCCGTATCTACTCTGATATCCGCCTCAAATACCCGCTCATCCGGGAAGACTTCGATCCCCAGGGACAGCGCCACCCGGAAAACCGCGGCAAGTCCGGCTATAAACGCATCAGCTGGGACAAAGCGCTGGACATCGTGGCCGGTGAAATGAAGAGAATCCGTGCCGCCTATGGCCCGGAAGCGGTCATGTCCCGCGCCTCCTCCCACCATAACTGGGGAAATGTGGGCTACCGCACCTCCACCTGGGCGCGTTTTTTCAATATGATCGGCTTTACCGATGTGCTGGACAACCCGGATAGCTGGGAAGGCTGGCACTGGGGCGCCACCCATACCTACGGATTTTACTGGCGGCTGGGCATGCCGGAGCAGTATGATCTGCTCGAGGACGCTTTAAAGAACACCGACCTGGTGATTCACTGGGGCAATGACCCGGATTCCACCCGCGGCATCTACGGCGGGCAGGAGTCGGTGATGTGGCGCTACTGGCTGCGGCAGCTTGGCAAGAAGCAGATTTTCATCGACCCCTTTTGCAACTATACCGCCACCATTATCGGCGATAAATGGATCGCGCCCCGCCCCGGCACGGATGCCGCCATGGCGGAGGCTATCGCCCATGTCTGGCTGACGGAAGGCACCTTTGATAAAGAGTACCTGGATTCCCACACCCTCGGTTTCGAGGAGTTTAAAGCTCACATACTCGGTGACGCCCGCACGCCGGAATGGGCGGCGGAGATTTGCGATGTCCCCGCCCATGTTATTAAAGGACTGGCCCGCGAATGGGCTAAAAGCCGCACCATGCTGGCCGGCGGCTCCCGCGGCGGCGAGTCCGGCATCTGCCGCCAGGCTTACGGCACGGAGTGGCCGCGCCTGATGGTGCTGCTCCAGGCCATGCAGGGGTTGGGCAAACCCGGCGTGAATATCTGGGGCACCACTATGGGCCCCCCTTATCCCGCCGACTTTAATTTCCCCGGCTACAGCACCTTCGGGCCTAATTTCCTGAACGGCTTCGCCAAAAAACAGGCGGTCAACCCGGTCAAGCAGCGCGTTTACCGCCTGCTCATGCCGGAGGCTATTCTGAATCCCCCTATAAAATGGCTGGGGGAGACCTTCTGCGGGCAGTCCCTGGAGCAGCAGTTCATCCCCTTTACCTACCCCGCCCCCGGCTATAACGAGGTCAGGATGTTCTACCGCTACGGCGGCTCTTACCTGGGCACCATGACGGATACCAACCGCTACGTGAAAATGTACCAGAGCCCCAAGCTGGAGTTCGTGGTCAACCAGGACTGCTGGTGGTGCACGGAGACCAATATGGCGGACATTATCCTGCCGGCCTGCACCAACTTCGAGCGGCCGGACATCGGCGAGTGGGCCAATACCGGCGGCTACACGCACCACGGCTCCAATGCCTGCAACCACCGCATCGTCGTCTATCAGCAAAAGTGCATCGAGCCGCTTTTCGAGTCCAAGTCCGACTACCAGATATTCGTCGAGCTGGCGGAAAGACTCGGCGTCAGGGACGACTTTACCGAGGGCAATACGGAAGAAGACTGGGTGGAGAAAGTCTACAATTATTCCGACCTTAAAAAATACATCTCCTTCGAAGATTTTAAAAAGAAGGGCTACTTCGTCGTGCCCCTGCCGGAAAGCTATAAAGCTACGCCCGGCCTGCGCTGGTTTTACGAGGGACGTGAATGCGATACCCCGGACCAATTTAACCCCAAGCGCAATACCCCCAAAGGCAAAGAGATGGGGACGTACAGCGGCAAAATAGAGTTCGTCTCGCAAAGCCTGACCAAGCACCTGCCGGATGATGAAGAGCGGCCGCCTTTGCCCCGCTATATCCCCAGCTGGGAAGGCTATAACTCGGCGGAGGTGGAGAAATTCCCCCTCCAGCTTATCACCCCCCACCCCAGGTACACCTTCCACACGCACCACGATGCGAATGCGACGTGGCTGGGGGAGATACCCGGCCATCGAGTCCTGAAAGACGGCTACTACTGGCACCCGGCCCGTCTCAACACGGCGGACGCCGCGGCGCGGGGCATCAAGACCGGGGACATCGTCAAGCTGTTCAACGACCGCGCTGCCGTGCTCTGCATCGCCGAGGTTACGGAGCGCATGCGGCCGGGGGTGGCGCATTCCTACTACGGCTCCGCTAAATACGACCCCCTGGAGCCGGGTAAGGCCGGCAGCATCGATAGGGGAGGCTGCGTGGCACTGCTCACACCTTCCCGCATGTTGTCTAAAAACGCGCCGGGCATGGCGCCCAACTCCTGCCTGATTGAAATTGAAAAGTGGGAGGCATAA
- a CDS encoding nitroreductase family protein, translated as MKTIMEIIKARKSIRAYQDKALSKDTVAAILEAAKHAPSARNLQPLEYKVITDKALIGKLSDGIAAAMQSEGMPLKGPPGARPGFFYSAPLLIILTAPKDNPFAVSDAALAVQNIMLYAVSIDLGSCFIGMARLIEKDKKLMEMLHILSTHTIVAAVICGHPAEDPAPKEKKLAAEFFA; from the coding sequence ATGAAAACAATCATGGAAATCATCAAGGCCAGGAAAAGCATCCGCGCTTACCAGGACAAAGCATTATCCAAAGACACCGTCGCTGCAATTCTGGAGGCCGCCAAACACGCCCCCTCGGCGCGCAACCTCCAGCCGCTGGAATACAAAGTAATCACCGATAAGGCTTTAATAGGGAAACTTTCGGACGGCATCGCCGCCGCCATGCAAAGTGAGGGTATGCCTTTAAAGGGCCCGCCCGGCGCCCGCCCCGGCTTTTTCTATAGCGCCCCGCTCCTCATTATCCTCACCGCCCCTAAAGATAATCCCTTCGCGGTCTCGGACGCCGCGCTGGCGGTGCAGAACATCATGCTCTATGCCGTGTCCATAGACCTGGGTTCCTGCTTTATCGGCATGGCCCGGCTGATTGAGAAGGACAAGAAACTGATGGAGATGCTGCATATCCTGTCCACCCACACCATCGTAGCGGCAGTCATCTGCGGACACCCGGCGGAAGACCCGGCGCCCAAAGAAAAGAAACTGGCCGCCGAGTTCTTCGCCTAG
- a CDS encoding glycosyltransferase family 2 protein: protein MVKNGIIAALILCLFGVFLVLMPSHQTYLSFILGGASALFIILHFITTAGTRKKEAGRAAFWIPVVSLSCLFILMPAVFGAALYFWHDLTVYSWVLIVSLTFMLYYNFITLPLAVYHKHREINRTKEAKYYPSLTVMIPAYNEEKVISRTIESVLEATYPDKEIIIIDDGSKDRTEEIARSYASKGVKVIRRPNGGKATALNHGLLFARGDIIVIVDADCQICKNTLIELVQPFSNPEVAAVAGNIKVLNRCNAITRCQALEYITGINLYRRALDVFGSVSVVPGALGAYRREAMEGTGFYDSDTLVEDFDITMKALKTGKVVQASSAAISYTEAPQTIGEFVKQRLRWYRGNFQALWKHHDAAFNTRYGFLQKLSFPYMVVSMTFLPLAGLASLAAAVTVLLSGHGLMLLFTLLFFFLLQLMLSALAISLDEEDQKLTPYAVFFVIGYKQLCDFVIIKSLFDVLFHRNLKWTTVRRIGSQAQSKI, encoded by the coding sequence ATGGTCAAGAACGGCATCATCGCGGCCCTGATACTGTGCCTGTTCGGCGTGTTTCTGGTTTTAATGCCTTCCCACCAGACGTATCTTTCTTTCATCCTGGGGGGCGCCAGCGCGCTGTTTATTATACTTCACTTTATAACCACCGCCGGGACCCGGAAAAAAGAGGCGGGCAGGGCTGCCTTCTGGATTCCGGTGGTGAGTCTTTCCTGTTTGTTCATTCTCATGCCCGCCGTCTTCGGGGCGGCACTATATTTCTGGCATGATTTGACCGTATACAGCTGGGTGCTGATTGTCAGCCTGACTTTTATGCTGTACTACAACTTCATCACCCTGCCGCTGGCGGTGTACCACAAGCACCGGGAAATAAATAGGACCAAAGAGGCCAAATATTATCCCTCGCTGACGGTGATGATTCCCGCCTATAACGAGGAGAAGGTCATCAGCCGGACGATAGAGTCCGTGCTGGAAGCCACCTATCCCGATAAGGAAATCATTATTATCGACGACGGCTCCAAAGACCGGACGGAGGAGATTGCCCGCAGCTACGCAAGCAAGGGCGTCAAGGTTATCCGGCGCCCCAACGGCGGCAAGGCTACCGCTTTAAATCACGGTCTGCTCTTCGCCCGGGGGGATATCATCGTTATTGTTGACGCGGACTGCCAGATATGCAAGAACACCCTGATAGAGCTGGTGCAGCCCTTCAGCAACCCGGAGGTAGCGGCGGTGGCCGGCAATATCAAAGTGCTCAACCGCTGCAACGCCATCACCCGGTGCCAGGCGCTGGAGTACATTACCGGCATTAACCTCTACCGCCGGGCGCTGGACGTTTTTGGGAGTGTTTCGGTCGTGCCCGGGGCGCTGGGCGCTTACCGGCGGGAAGCAATGGAAGGCACCGGCTTTTACGACTCCGATACCCTGGTGGAAGACTTCGACATCACCATGAAAGCCCTTAAGACGGGCAAGGTGGTACAGGCCAGTTCCGCCGCTATCTCTTACACGGAAGCCCCGCAGACCATAGGGGAGTTCGTCAAACAGCGGCTAAGATGGTACCGCGGCAATTTCCAGGCACTCTGGAAGCACCATGACGCCGCTTTCAATACCCGGTACGGCTTCCTGCAAAAGCTGTCTTTCCCCTACATGGTGGTGTCCATGACTTTCCTGCCGCTGGCCGGGCTGGCTTCACTGGCTGCCGCGGTTACCGTTTTGCTCAGCGGGCACGGCCTGATGCTGCTATTTACCCTGTTGTTTTTCTTCCTGCTGCAATTGATGCTTTCGGCACTGGCCATCAGCCTGGACGAGGAAGACCAGAAGCTGACGCCGTACGCGGTGTTCTTTGTCATCGGCTACAAACAGCTATGCGACTTCGTGATAATCAAGAGCCTGTTCGATGTGCTTTTCCACCGCAACCTCAAGTGGACCACGGTGCGGCGCATCGGCAGCCAGGCGCAGAGCAAGATATAG
- a CDS encoding restriction endonuclease, whose translation MRNVLVLSGKPVLKNKELKELAKAGIGVQALTRADDKLSAAAAANPDIIVVDESLRGADIYHVCRELRSTSKAIIILLGNKPSWEMWEKSHDIGFDRYYKKPVSPRELVSRLKLALARQSDAADEAADNRPDSATVPEAPAAPDLKPDVRVWHDPKAAGLIGAFLSSKIKQLRPEINFDLPDGFAYREADAAMSTSGKDTTRLLESLAQEGLLLKEDFEEIMATAGGSFKLVPQERCPHCDATQLTRGQLIEHFSCGYIGLEEEFMKGLSQVCPKCKKELKLIGTDYRKPGMRYICNNCRGIFPTPTIKCRCLKTGEVYPLDELRHIWLYSYRLNEAYRQQLEFELEPKKQLMEYLGLLGYDVKESVQVQGRSGAPHTIDILATLDDQITRHNIAIGALAASPPNTAVSIDMLFAFDSKIYDTGIENKMVIAVPGLTPEAISFARRQDIRVYSLEELRSFLFQKIVVIKGSDSLENPALKPGSVPGLAKLGPKGWLRWLLEKKGYQVDEKVKLTGRSGAEHILEFYARKDDGISNYRLTAAVIANESHPENDVNEVIRFDTAAYDAGIRNKVIISVHELSAEAKRFAEYQRIKVLEAKDLAQFLSQFMKYDVPAANTGEKRNSGAGSLVK comes from the coding sequence ATGCGTAACGTACTCGTGCTGTCCGGCAAACCCGTGCTTAAAAACAAGGAGCTTAAAGAGCTGGCTAAAGCCGGCATCGGCGTGCAGGCGCTTACCAGAGCCGATGACAAGCTGTCCGCGGCGGCTGCGGCCAACCCGGATATTATCGTGGTGGATGAAAGCCTGCGCGGCGCCGATATCTATCACGTCTGCCGTGAACTGCGCAGTACGTCCAAAGCCATTATTATCCTTCTGGGCAATAAACCTTCCTGGGAGATGTGGGAGAAAAGCCATGACATCGGCTTTGACCGCTATTATAAAAAGCCGGTATCCCCCCGCGAGCTGGTTTCACGGCTGAAACTGGCCTTAGCCCGGCAAAGCGACGCCGCGGACGAAGCGGCCGATAATAGACCCGATAGCGCTACCGTCCCGGAAGCTCCGGCTGCGCCCGACCTCAAACCGGACGTGCGCGTCTGGCACGACCCCAAGGCCGCCGGATTAATCGGGGCATTTCTCAGCAGCAAAATAAAACAGCTGCGCCCGGAAATAAACTTCGACCTGCCGGACGGCTTTGCCTACCGTGAGGCGGACGCCGCCATGAGCACCTCCGGCAAAGATACCACCCGCCTGCTGGAATCGCTGGCGCAGGAAGGCCTGCTGCTCAAGGAAGACTTCGAGGAAATCATGGCCACCGCCGGCGGCTCTTTCAAGCTGGTGCCCCAGGAAAGGTGCCCGCACTGTGATGCCACCCAGCTTACGCGCGGCCAGCTTATCGAGCATTTCAGCTGCGGCTATATCGGCCTGGAAGAAGAGTTCATGAAAGGCCTGAGCCAGGTCTGCCCCAAGTGCAAGAAGGAACTCAAGCTTATCGGCACGGACTACCGCAAACCGGGGATGCGCTATATCTGCAATAATTGCCGCGGCATTTTCCCCACCCCGACGATCAAGTGCCGCTGTCTCAAGACGGGTGAAGTCTATCCGCTCGACGAGCTGCGCCACATCTGGCTCTACTCCTACCGCCTGAACGAAGCCTACCGGCAGCAGCTAGAATTCGAGCTTGAGCCAAAAAAGCAGCTCATGGAATACCTTGGCCTGCTGGGCTACGATGTCAAGGAGTCGGTGCAGGTGCAGGGGCGCTCCGGCGCTCCCCATACCATCGATATCCTGGCCACCTTGGACGACCAGATAACCCGTCACAATATCGCCATCGGCGCGCTGGCGGCGTCCCCGCCAAATACCGCGGTATCCATCGACATGCTCTTTGCCTTCGACAGCAAAATATACGATACCGGCATCGAAAATAAAATGGTCATCGCCGTGCCCGGCCTGACCCCGGAAGCTATCAGCTTCGCCAGGAGACAGGATATCAGGGTCTATTCTCTGGAAGAGCTACGGTCTTTCCTGTTCCAGAAAATCGTGGTCATCAAGGGGTCGGATTCGCTGGAAAACCCGGCTTTGAAACCGGGCAGCGTGCCGGGACTGGCCAAGCTCGGTCCCAAAGGCTGGCTGCGCTGGCTGCTGGAAAAGAAGGGCTACCAGGTAGATGAAAAGGTGAAGCTTACGGGGCGTTCCGGGGCGGAGCACATCCTGGAGTTTTACGCCCGCAAGGACGATGGTATCTCCAACTACCGGCTGACAGCCGCCGTTATCGCCAACGAAAGCCACCCGGAAAACGATGTCAACGAGGTCATCCGGTTCGATACCGCCGCTTATGACGCGGGCATACGCAACAAGGTGATTATCAGCGTTCACGAGCTCAGCGCCGAGGCCAAGCGCTTCGCCGAATACCAGCGGATAAAAGTTTTAGAAGCCAAAGACCTGGCGCAGTTCTTGAGCCAGTTCATGAAATATGACGTGCCAGCGGCGAACACCGGCGAAAAAAGGAACAGCGGCGCGGGTTCCCTGGTAAAGTAG
- a CDS encoding cytidine deaminase, with the protein MTTIQDLIKAAHGVTGVYKPSKQVESGSVGAALLTKDGNVYTGVCIDTASSLGFCAEHSAIAEMLKHHESEIVMVAAVDTEGRPGTPCGRCREFLYQLNKANEDTKIILGPDKTITLKELLPMHWLDMWGRR; encoded by the coding sequence ATGACCACGATACAGGACTTGATAAAAGCCGCCCATGGCGTTACCGGCGTGTACAAGCCCAGCAAGCAGGTGGAAAGCGGTTCGGTGGGAGCGGCTCTGCTGACCAAAGACGGCAATGTCTATACCGGCGTTTGCATTGACACCGCCTCCTCCCTGGGGTTTTGCGCGGAGCACTCGGCCATCGCGGAAATGCTCAAGCACCACGAATCGGAAATCGTCATGGTGGCGGCGGTGGATACGGAAGGCCGGCCGGGCACGCCTTGCGGTCGCTGCCGGGAATTTCTGTACCAGCTCAATAAAGCCAACGAGGACACCAAAATAATCCTCGGCCCGGATAAGACCATCACCCTTAAAGAACTGCTGCCGATGCACTGGCTGGATATGTGGGGCCGGCGTTAA
- a CDS encoding MFS transporter — protein MESQPAPEAGRKKIWGMHPNIFFLGLVSLLTDVSSEMIFTLVPLVVVNVLSGGPIAVGLIGGLSECFDAVFRIFSGRISDRFKKRKLLAVIGYGFSTICKPFMLLANVWGGVLAVRFGDRVGKGVRTSPRDALIADSVGLEKRGKGFGIHRAMDTAGAVIGLAAAAIIIYVSQGSSLFLTRESYRWMVIIGIIPAVLGVLVLLALVHEKGLAKNVTAKESAAPKAAAPFSAKFKIFLAVMAIFTLGNSSDFFVILRAQNLGTDVLGITLMLVLFNLTYVATSVPAGMLSDKLGRKKLIIIGWTIYALVYLGFALAGHAWAMWVLFACYGVYYGIVEGVARAFVADLVPAERRGTAYGYYHGVVGLMLLPASVLAGWLWDKVSPATPFYLGAGLAFLAMICMLVLVKETRQKAIPA, from the coding sequence ATGGAAAGCCAACCAGCACCTGAAGCCGGCCGCAAGAAAATCTGGGGCATGCACCCCAACATATTTTTCCTGGGGCTGGTAAGCCTGCTGACCGACGTATCCAGCGAGATGATTTTCACGCTGGTGCCGCTGGTGGTGGTCAACGTTTTAAGCGGAGGGCCGATAGCCGTAGGGCTGATCGGCGGGCTTTCCGAATGCTTCGACGCCGTTTTCCGCATTTTTTCCGGGCGCATCAGCGACCGATTTAAAAAACGCAAGCTGCTGGCGGTAATCGGCTACGGCTTTTCCACGATATGCAAGCCTTTCATGCTGCTCGCCAATGTCTGGGGAGGCGTGCTGGCGGTACGCTTTGGAGACAGGGTAGGCAAAGGCGTGCGCACCTCGCCGCGGGACGCTCTTATCGCGGACTCGGTGGGACTGGAAAAAAGGGGCAAGGGCTTCGGCATCCACCGCGCCATGGATACCGCCGGGGCGGTCATCGGCCTGGCGGCCGCCGCCATCATTATCTATGTCAGCCAGGGCAGCAGCCTGTTCCTGACCCGCGAGTCCTACCGCTGGATGGTAATTATCGGCATCATCCCGGCCGTGCTGGGGGTGCTGGTGCTGCTGGCTTTAGTCCATGAAAAGGGGCTGGCAAAAAATGTTACGGCCAAAGAATCCGCCGCGCCTAAAGCCGCCGCCCCCTTCAGCGCCAAATTCAAAATCTTCCTGGCCGTTATGGCTATCTTCACACTGGGCAACTCCAGCGACTTTTTTGTCATACTGCGGGCGCAGAACCTGGGCACGGACGTGCTCGGCATAACGCTGATGCTGGTACTATTTAACTTAACTTATGTGGCTACGTCGGTGCCGGCGGGGATGCTCTCGGACAAACTGGGGCGTAAGAAACTGATTATCATCGGCTGGACGATTTATGCCCTGGTCTATCTTGGCTTCGCATTAGCGGGACATGCCTGGGCCATGTGGGTGCTGTTCGCCTGCTACGGCGTTTATTACGGGATAGTGGAGGGGGTGGCCCGCGCTTTCGTGGCGGACCTGGTGCCGGCGGAAAGAAGGGGCACCGCTTACGGCTACTATCACGGGGTGGTGGGGCTGATGCTTTTACCGGCGAGCGTGCTGGCAGGCTGGCTGTGGGATAAGGTCAGCCCGGCGACGCCGTTTTACCTGGGGGCGGGGCTGGCTTTCCTGGCGATGATATGCATGCTGGTGCTGGTGAAGGAAACGCGGCAAAAAGCTATTCCAGCTTAA
- the panC gene encoding pantoate--beta-alanine ligase — translation MKVIEKIADMRQARISLTGGVGFVPTMGYLHEGHISLVRQAKDENQSVVVSIFVNPTQFGPKEDFKTYPRDINRDLAMLEPLTDIVFMPSEKEMYPENYDTWVEVKGITDYLEGAVRPGHFRGVSTVVTKLFNIVAADKAYFGQKDAQQVAVIRKMATDLNMNTEVVVCPTVREPDGLAMSSRNTYLNTEQRQGAAVLFRALTLAQGLYAKGERDSGVIRREMTGMIEKEPLADIDYISVADAGTLKEIHRIKTQSLVSMAVKFGKTRLIDNIKLE, via the coding sequence ATGAAAGTCATTGAAAAGATTGCCGATATGCGCCAGGCGAGAATATCGCTCACGGGCGGCGTGGGCTTCGTGCCCACCATGGGCTATCTCCATGAAGGCCATATCTCCCTGGTACGGCAGGCCAAAGATGAAAATCAGTCGGTAGTCGTCAGTATTTTCGTGAATCCCACCCAGTTCGGCCCTAAAGAGGACTTCAAGACCTACCCGCGCGATATCAACCGCGACCTCGCCATGCTGGAGCCGCTCACGGACATCGTTTTCATGCCTTCGGAAAAAGAGATGTACCCGGAAAACTATGATACCTGGGTAGAGGTCAAGGGGATTACGGACTATCTTGAGGGGGCGGTGCGGCCGGGGCATTTCCGCGGCGTCAGCACCGTTGTTACCAAGCTTTTCAATATCGTAGCGGCCGATAAAGCCTACTTCGGCCAGAAAGACGCCCAGCAGGTAGCCGTTATCAGGAAGATGGCCACCGACCTCAACATGAACACGGAGGTGGTGGTGTGCCCTACGGTTAGGGAGCCGGACGGCCTGGCGATGAGCAGCCGCAACACCTACCTTAACACCGAGCAGCGGCAGGGCGCCGCCGTGCTTTTCCGGGCGCTGACACTGGCGCAGGGCCTTTACGCTAAAGGGGAACGCGACTCCGGCGTTATCCGGCGGGAAATGACCGGGATGATAGAAAAAGAGCCCCTGGCCGACATCGACTATATTTCCGTGGCGGATGCAGGCACGTTAAAAGAGATTCACCGCATTAAAACGCAGTCGCTGGTATCCATGGCGGTGAAATTCGGCAAAACAAGATTGATTGATAATATTAAGCTGGAATAG
- the panB gene encoding 3-methyl-2-oxobutanoate hydroxymethyltransferase yields the protein MRVTISQIKAMKQKGEKISMLTAYDYTTAKIVDEAGLPLILVGDSLGMVVLGYDSTLPVTLEVMIHHIKAVMRGAKNALVVGDMPFMTYQASVEDAMHNAGRFMQEAGCQAVKLEGGVTVAATVKKMTDAGIPVMGHIGLTPQSINQLGGHKIQGKTAEAAKRLLDDAIALDQAGAFGVVLETVPAPLAALISRKISIPTIGIGAGAGCDGQVQVIHDILGSFTDYVPKHTKRYATIADITAKAVAQYHAEVKSGAFPTEAQSFPLDASVLAGLE from the coding sequence ATGCGGGTTACCATCAGCCAGATAAAAGCCATGAAGCAAAAAGGTGAGAAGATATCCATGCTCACCGCCTATGATTACACCACCGCCAAGATAGTGGATGAAGCCGGCCTGCCCCTGATTCTGGTGGGCGATAGCCTGGGCATGGTGGTGCTGGGCTATGACTCTACCTTGCCGGTTACACTCGAAGTAATGATTCATCACATCAAAGCCGTCATGCGGGGCGCCAAGAACGCCCTGGTGGTGGGAGACATGCCCTTTATGACCTACCAGGCCAGTGTGGAAGATGCCATGCACAACGCCGGCCGCTTTATGCAGGAAGCCGGCTGCCAGGCCGTTAAACTGGAAGGCGGCGTTACCGTGGCAGCCACCGTTAAGAAAATGACGGACGCCGGCATCCCGGTGATGGGACATATCGGCCTGACGCCCCAGTCCATCAACCAGCTGGGCGGCCACAAGATACAGGGTAAAACGGCGGAAGCCGCCAAACGCCTCCTCGATGACGCCATCGCCCTGGACCAGGCCGGCGCTTTCGGCGTGGTGCTGGAGACCGTGCCCGCCCCCCTCGCCGCCCTGATTTCCAGAAAGATAAGTATCCCCACCATCGGCATCGGCGCCGGGGCCGGCTGTGACGGCCAGGTGCAGGTTATTCATGATATCCTCGGCTCGTTTACCGATTATGTCCCCAAGCATACCAAGCGTTACGCCACCATCGCCGATATTACCGCCAAGGCCGTGGCGCAGTACCATGCGGAAGTAAAATCCGGCGCGTTCCCTACCGAGGCGCAGAGCTTCCCGCTGGACGCCTCCGTGCTGGCCGGTCTGGAATAA
- the panD gene encoding aspartate 1-decarboxylase: MMLKSKIHRARVTDANINYEGSITIDCNLMDKADILPYEQVHVLNINNGARFTTYAIEGPAGGGDICLNGAAARLAVKGDIVIILTYQEVPEEKLKDYKPKVVHVNEKNEIVTRLDEKVFA, translated from the coding sequence ATGATGTTAAAAAGCAAAATCCACCGGGCACGGGTTACCGATGCCAACATCAACTATGAGGGCAGCATCACCATCGACTGCAATCTCATGGACAAGGCCGATATCCTGCCCTACGAGCAGGTGCATGTACTGAACATCAACAACGGCGCCCGCTTTACCACCTACGCCATCGAGGGGCCGGCCGGAGGCGGGGATATCTGTTTGAACGGCGCCGCCGCCCGTCTCGCCGTCAAGGGCGATATCGTCATTATCCTGACCTACCAGGAGGTGCCGGAAGAAAAGCTTAAGGACTACAAGCCCAAAGTCGTCCACGTTAATGAGAAGAATGAAATCGTTACCCGGCTCGATGAAAAAGTCTTCGCTTAA